In one Gossypium hirsutum isolate 1008001.06 chromosome D09, Gossypium_hirsutum_v2.1, whole genome shotgun sequence genomic region, the following are encoded:
- the LOC107890956 gene encoding trihelix transcription factor GT-3b: MEGHQHHHHQYQQQQYQYHQQQQQPPTSSVNVDADRFPQWSIQETKEFLMIRAELDRSFMETKRNKLLWEVISTRMREKGFNRSTEQCKCKWKNLVTRYKGCETMEEEAMRQQFPFYNELQAIFSARMQSILWSESEGGATGSKRKAVQLSSDEEEDTEEKELEKSSVRKKKQGKTSGGAGIGGSTSGNGNNSNNIKEILEDFMRQQMQMEMQWREAFEAREHERRLKEMEWRQKMEALENERILMDRRWYEREEQRRIREEARAEKRDALITALLNKLRRDDHM, translated from the exons ATGGAAGGGCACCAacaccatcatcatcaatatcaGCAGCAGCAGTATCAATATCATCAGCAGCAGCAACAACCACCTACCAGCAGTGTTAACGTTGATGCTGATAGATTCCCTCAATGGAGTATTCAGGAAACCAAGGAATTCCTGATGATCAGAGCGGAGCTGGATCGAAGTTTCATGGAGACCAAGAGGAATAAGCTGCTTTGGGAAGTTATCTCTACCAGGATGAGGGAAAAGGGTTTTAATCGAAGCACTGAACAGTGCAAGTGCAAGTGGAAAAACCTCGTTACTCGGTACAAG GGATGTGAAACGATGGAAGAAGAAGCTATGCGGCAACAGTTCCCATTTTACAATGAGTTGCAAGCCATATTCTCAGCAAGGATGCAAAGTATTTTATGGTCAGAAAGTGAAGGAGGAGCGACCGGGTCGAAGAGGAAGGCGGTGCAGCTATCTTCAGACGAGGAAGAAGATACGGAGgaaaaagagttagaaaagagTAGCGTTAGGAAGAAGAAGCAAGGCAAAACCAGTGGTGGTGCAGGTATTGGTGGCAGTACAAGCGGGAACggcaataatagtaataatataaaggAGATATTAGAGGATTTCATGAGGCAACAAATGCAGATGGAAATGCAATGGAGGGAAGCGTTCGAGGCGAGAGAACACGAGAGGCGGTTGAAGGAGATGGAATGGAGGCAGAAGATGGAAGCATTGGAGAACGAGAGGATATTGATGGATAGGAGATGGTATGAAAGGGAAGAACAAAGGAGAATAAGAGAAGAAGCTAGAGCTGAGAAGAGAGACGCCCTCATCACTGCACTGCTAAACAAGCTCAGAAGAGATGATCACATGTAG